One Brachybacterium aquaticum genomic region harbors:
- a CDS encoding resuscitation-promoting factor: protein MKKTPWIIGAATACVVAVGGGGTAYAMSSTADLDVYGEQSSVRLFSQPTVAELLDAQGIEVKDTDLVLPGLDEVVTDGLAIQVIQRTPVTVSVDGVDQEVLTTGDTVADVVEETGADTEGAEITPALDASLEDANGQVEVVTRKTVTFVGQYGQDTFEVTALTVGEAMKKVLSDIEDTDTSDVPLDTVLEDGSTHTVNRVRETERTEKVEVPFETKTVEDDTLLEGTTKTTTEGKAGVTEKVFSEKTVNGEVTESELVSEKVVSEPVTEVVAKGTKPKPEPEPEAAPAETAAPAQKSTEKREDTGSKSNRSTERSSSSESSSSSESKKSSSSSESTKSSSSSESKKSSESSSSSSSSKSSNTGASAPAAPSGSVWDRLAQCESGGNWSINTGNGYYGGLQFNRGTWLAYGGDKYAPTANLATRAQQIDIAKKVQANQGWGAWPACTSKLGIR from the coding sequence GTGAAGAAGACTCCGTGGATCATCGGCGCTGCGACCGCGTGCGTGGTGGCCGTGGGCGGCGGCGGCACCGCGTATGCGATGTCCAGCACCGCCGACCTCGACGTGTACGGCGAGCAGTCCTCGGTCCGCCTGTTCTCGCAGCCGACCGTCGCCGAGCTCCTCGACGCCCAGGGCATCGAGGTCAAGGACACCGACCTGGTGCTGCCGGGCCTGGACGAGGTCGTCACCGACGGCCTGGCCATCCAGGTCATCCAGCGCACCCCCGTCACCGTGAGCGTCGACGGCGTGGACCAGGAGGTCCTCACCACCGGTGACACCGTCGCCGACGTGGTCGAGGAGACCGGCGCCGACACCGAGGGCGCCGAGATCACCCCCGCCCTCGACGCGAGCCTCGAGGACGCGAACGGCCAGGTCGAGGTCGTCACCCGCAAGACCGTCACCTTCGTGGGCCAGTACGGCCAGGACACCTTCGAGGTCACCGCCCTTACCGTCGGCGAGGCGATGAAGAAGGTCCTCAGCGACATCGAGGACACCGACACCTCCGACGTTCCGCTGGACACCGTCCTCGAGGACGGCTCGACCCACACCGTGAACCGCGTCCGCGAGACCGAGCGCACCGAGAAGGTCGAGGTCCCCTTCGAGACCAAGACCGTCGAGGACGACACCCTCCTCGAGGGCACCACCAAGACCACCACCGAGGGCAAGGCCGGCGTCACCGAGAAGGTCTTCTCCGAGAAGACCGTCAACGGCGAGGTCACCGAGTCCGAGCTCGTCTCCGAGAAGGTCGTCTCCGAGCCCGTCACCGAGGTGGTCGCCAAGGGCACCAAGCCGAAGCCCGAGCCCGAGCCCGAGGCCGCCCCGGCCGAGACCGCCGCGCCCGCGCAGAAGTCCACCGAGAAGCGCGAGGACACCGGGTCGAAGTCCAACCGCAGCACCGAGCGCAGCTCCTCCTCCGAGTCCTCCAGCTCCTCCGAGTCGAAGAAGTCGTCCAGCTCCTCCGAGTCGACGAAGTCCTCGAGCTCCTCCGAGTCCAAGAAGTCCTCGGAGTCCTCGAGCTCCAGCTCCTCCTCGAAGAGCTCCAACACCGGCGCCTCCGCCCCGGCGGCGCCCTCGGGCTCTGTCTGGGACCGCCTCGCGCAGTGCGAGTCCGGCGGCAACTGGTCCATCAACACCGGCAACGGCTACTACGGCGGTCTGCAGTTCAACCGCGGCACCTGGCTGGCCTACGGCGGCGACAAGTACGCCCCCACCGCCAACCTGGCCACCCGCGCCCAGCAGATCGACATCGCCAAGAAGGTCCAGGCCAACCAGGGCTGGGGCGCCTGGCCGGCCTGCACCTCGAAGCTCGGCATCCGCTGA
- the rpsL gene encoding 30S ribosomal protein S12 yields the protein MPTIQQLVRKGREAKSSTSKTPALKGSPQRRGVCTRVYTQTPKKPNSALRKIARVRLSTGVEVTAYIPGEGHNLQEHSIVLVRGGRVKDLPGVRYKIVRGALDTQAVKGRQQARSRYGAKKEKK from the coding sequence GTGCCCACTATTCAGCAGTTGGTGCGCAAGGGGCGCGAGGCCAAGTCCTCGACCTCCAAGACGCCCGCGCTCAAGGGGTCTCCCCAGCGCCGCGGTGTCTGCACGCGCGTCTACACCCAGACCCCCAAGAAGCCGAACTCCGCGCTGCGCAAGATCGCGCGTGTTCGTCTCTCCACCGGCGTCGAGGTGACCGCCTACATCCCCGGTGAGGGCCACAACCTGCAGGAGCACTCCATCGTGCTCGTCCGCGGCGGTCGTGTGAAGGACCTGCCCGGTGTCCGCTACAAGATCGTGCGCGGCGCCCTGGACACCCAGGCCGTCAAGGGCCGCCAGCAGGCGCGCTCCCGCTACGGCGCGAAGAAGGAGAAGAAGTAA
- the rpsG gene encoding 30S ribosomal protein S7, with translation MPRKGPAPKRQLVVDPVYGSPIVTQLINKILLDGKKTVAEGIVYDALEGCREKNGQDPVVTLKKALDNIRPSLEVRSRRVGGATYQVPIEVKPGRATTLALRWLVSYARARREHTMTERLMNEILDASNGLGAAVKRREDTHKMAESNRAFAHYRW, from the coding sequence ATGCCTCGTAAGGGCCCCGCTCCCAAGCGCCAGCTCGTCGTCGACCCGGTCTACGGCTCGCCGATCGTCACCCAGCTGATCAACAAGATCCTCCTCGACGGCAAGAAGACCGTCGCCGAGGGCATCGTCTACGACGCCCTCGAGGGCTGCCGTGAGAAGAACGGCCAGGACCCGGTCGTCACCCTGAAGAAGGCGCTGGACAACATCCGTCCGTCGCTCGAGGTCCGCTCCCGCCGCGTCGGCGGTGCGACCTACCAGGTCCCGATCGAGGTCAAGCCCGGCCGCGCCACCACCCTGGCGCTGCGCTGGCTGGTCAGCTACGCCCGCGCCCGCCGCGAGCACACCATGACCGAGCGTCTGATGAACGAGATCCTCGACGCCTCGAACGGCCTCGGTGCCGCTGTGAAGCGCCGCGAGGACACCCACAAGATGGCCGAGTCCAACCGCGCCTTCGCTCACTACCGCTGGTGA
- the fusA gene encoding elongation factor G, with translation MALEVLSDLNKVRNIGIMAHIDAGKTTTTERILFYTGVNYKMGETHDGAGTMDWMEQEKERGITITSAATTCYWHDNQINIIDTPGHVDFTVEVERSLRVLDGAVAVFDGKEGVEPQSETVWRQADKYDVPRICFVNKMDKLGADFFFTVKTIIDRLGAKPLVMQVPIGAENDFQGVVDLVEMKAYEWPEKLDADMPAINAKKGDASLGQWQREIPIPAELQDTVDEYRSKLVEDVAESSEELMDKYLEEGDLSVEELKAGIRALTVSSQAYPVFCGSAFKNKGVQPMLDGVIDYLPSPLDVPPMEGHKPGDEETTLTRKPDWNEPFSALAFKVAAHPFFGALTYVRVYSGQVKQGDQILNATTGKKERVGKLFQMHSNKENPVEEAFAGHIYAFIGLKDTTTGDTLTDPSNPIQLESMSFPEPVISVAIEPKTKGDQEKLGVAIQKLAKEDPTFQVELDEETGQTVIKGMGELHLDILVDRMRREFNVEANIGKPQVAYRETIKRTVEKYDFTHKKQTGGSGQFAKVQITFAPLTDAEEGVFYEFENKVTGGRIPREYIPSVDAGIQDALQSGIMAGYPVVNVKASLIDGAYHDVDSSEMAFKIAGSMAAKEALRKAQPVLLEPLMDVEVRTPEEYMGDVIGDLNSRRGQVQSMEDASGVKIVRALVPLSEMFGYVGDLRSKTQGRAMYTMQFDSYAEVPSNIADEIVAKTRGE, from the coding sequence GTGGCACTCGAAGTGCTCAGCGACCTGAACAAGGTCCGCAACATCGGCATCATGGCTCACATCGATGCCGGCAAGACCACCACGACCGAGCGCATCCTCTTCTACACCGGCGTGAACTACAAGATGGGCGAGACCCACGACGGCGCCGGCACCATGGACTGGATGGAGCAGGAGAAGGAGCGCGGCATCACGATCACGTCGGCCGCGACGACCTGCTACTGGCACGACAACCAGATCAACATCATCGACACCCCCGGCCACGTGGACTTCACCGTCGAGGTGGAGCGCTCGCTGCGCGTGCTCGACGGTGCCGTCGCGGTGTTCGACGGCAAGGAGGGCGTGGAGCCCCAGTCCGAGACCGTCTGGCGCCAGGCCGACAAGTACGACGTGCCCCGCATCTGCTTCGTCAACAAGATGGACAAGCTGGGCGCCGACTTCTTCTTCACCGTGAAGACCATCATCGACCGCCTCGGCGCCAAGCCGCTGGTCATGCAGGTCCCGATCGGTGCCGAGAACGACTTCCAGGGCGTCGTCGACCTCGTCGAGATGAAGGCCTACGAGTGGCCCGAGAAGCTCGACGCGGACATGCCGGCGATCAACGCCAAGAAGGGCGACGCGTCGCTGGGCCAGTGGCAGCGGGAGATCCCGATCCCCGCCGAGCTGCAGGACACCGTGGACGAGTACCGCTCCAAGCTGGTCGAGGACGTGGCCGAGAGCTCCGAGGAGCTCATGGACAAGTACCTCGAGGAGGGTGACCTCTCCGTCGAGGAGCTCAAGGCCGGCATCCGCGCCCTGACCGTCTCCTCGCAGGCGTACCCCGTCTTCTGCGGCTCCGCCTTCAAGAACAAGGGCGTCCAGCCCATGCTCGACGGCGTCATCGACTACCTGCCCTCCCCGCTCGACGTGCCCCCGATGGAGGGTCACAAGCCGGGCGACGAGGAGACCACCCTCACCCGCAAGCCCGACTGGAACGAGCCCTTCTCGGCGCTCGCGTTCAAGGTCGCGGCCCACCCGTTCTTCGGTGCGCTCACCTACGTGCGCGTGTACTCCGGTCAGGTGAAGCAGGGCGACCAGATCCTCAACGCCACCACCGGCAAGAAGGAGCGCGTCGGCAAGCTCTTCCAGATGCACTCCAACAAGGAGAATCCGGTCGAGGAGGCCTTCGCGGGCCACATCTACGCGTTCATCGGCCTGAAGGACACCACCACCGGTGACACCCTGACCGATCCGTCGAACCCGATCCAGCTCGAGTCCATGAGCTTCCCGGAGCCGGTCATCTCGGTCGCCATCGAGCCGAAGACCAAGGGCGACCAGGAGAAGCTCGGCGTCGCGATCCAGAAGCTCGCCAAGGAGGACCCGACCTTCCAGGTGGAGCTCGACGAGGAGACCGGCCAGACCGTCATCAAGGGCATGGGCGAGCTGCACCTCGACATCCTCGTGGACCGCATGCGCCGCGAGTTCAACGTCGAGGCGAACATCGGCAAGCCCCAGGTCGCCTACCGCGAGACCATCAAGCGGACGGTGGAGAAGTACGACTTCACCCACAAGAAGCAGACCGGTGGCTCCGGCCAGTTCGCGAAGGTCCAGATCACGTTCGCCCCGCTCACCGACGCGGAGGAGGGTGTGTTCTACGAGTTCGAGAACAAGGTGACCGGTGGTCGCATCCCGCGCGAGTACATCCCGAGCGTGGACGCGGGCATCCAGGACGCCCTGCAGTCGGGCATCATGGCCGGCTACCCGGTCGTGAACGTCAAGGCCTCCCTGATCGACGGCGCCTACCACGACGTCGACTCCTCGGAGATGGCCTTCAAGATCGCCGGCTCCATGGCCGCCAAGGAGGCCCTGCGCAAGGCGCAGCCGGTCCTCCTCGAGCCGCTCATGGACGTCGAGGTCCGTACTCCTGAGGAGTACATGGGAGATGTCATCGGCGACCTGAACTCGCGTCGCGGGCAGGTGCAGTCGATGGAGGACGCGAGCGGGGTCAAGATCGTCCGTGCTCTCGTCCCGCTGTCGGAGATGTTCGGCTACGTCGGTGACCTGCGGTCCAAGACCCAGGGTCGTGCGATGTACACCATGCAGTTCGACAGCTACGCGGAGGTTCCGTCCAACATCGCGGACGAGATCGTCGCGAAGACCCGGGGCGAGTGA
- the tuf gene encoding elongation factor Tu, giving the protein MAKAKFERTKPHVNIGTIGHVDHGKTTLSAAISKVLYDKYPDVNEKRDFDTIDNAPEEKQRGITINVSHIEYETEKRHYAHVDAPGHADYVKNMITGAAQMDGAILVVAATDGPMAQTREHVLLAKQVGVPYLLAALNKADMVDDEEILELVEMEVREMLGAQGFDEDAPVIKVSALKALEGDEKWVKSVEELMEAVDESIPDPVRDLDQPFLMPIEDVFTIQGRGTVVTGKVDRGKLAINSEIEIVGIREPQKTTVTGIEMFHKQMDEAWAGENCGLLLRGTKREDVERGQVVVKPGSITPHTQFEAQVYILSKDEGGRHNPFYSNYRPQFYFRTTDVTGVITLPEGTEMVMPGDNTEMTVELIQPIAMEEGLGFAIREGGRTVGSGRVTKILK; this is encoded by the coding sequence ATGGCCAAGGCCAAGTTCGAGCGGACCAAGCCGCACGTCAACATCGGCACCATCGGTCACGTCGACCATGGCAAGACCACGCTGAGCGCCGCGATCTCGAAGGTCCTGTACGACAAGTACCCCGACGTCAACGAGAAGCGCGACTTCGACACGATCGACAACGCGCCCGAGGAGAAGCAGCGCGGCATCACGATCAACGTCTCGCACATCGAGTACGAGACCGAGAAGCGTCACTACGCGCACGTCGACGCCCCCGGCCACGCCGACTACGTGAAGAACATGATCACCGGTGCGGCGCAGATGGACGGCGCCATCCTCGTGGTCGCCGCCACCGACGGCCCGATGGCCCAGACCCGTGAGCACGTTCTGCTCGCGAAGCAGGTCGGCGTTCCCTACCTGCTCGCCGCGCTGAACAAGGCCGACATGGTCGACGACGAGGAGATCCTCGAGCTCGTCGAGATGGAGGTCCGCGAGATGCTGGGCGCCCAGGGCTTCGACGAGGACGCTCCCGTCATCAAGGTCTCCGCGCTCAAGGCCCTCGAGGGCGACGAGAAGTGGGTCAAGTCCGTCGAGGAGCTCATGGAGGCCGTCGACGAGTCCATCCCGGACCCGGTTCGTGACCTCGACCAGCCCTTCCTCATGCCGATCGAGGACGTCTTCACGATCCAGGGTCGTGGCACCGTCGTCACCGGCAAGGTCGACCGCGGCAAGCTCGCGATCAACTCCGAGATCGAGATCGTCGGCATCCGTGAGCCCCAGAAGACCACGGTCACCGGCATCGAGATGTTCCACAAGCAGATGGACGAGGCGTGGGCCGGCGAGAACTGCGGTCTGCTGCTCCGCGGCACCAAGCGCGAGGACGTCGAGCGCGGCCAGGTCGTCGTGAAGCCGGGCTCCATCACCCCGCACACCCAGTTCGAGGCGCAGGTCTACATCCTCTCCAAGGATGAGGGCGGCCGTCACAACCCGTTCTACTCGAACTACCGCCCGCAGTTCTACTTCCGGACCACCGACGTCACCGGCGTCATCACGCTGCCCGAGGGCACCGAGATGGTCATGCCCGGCGACAACACCGAGATGACGGTGGAGCTCATCCAGCCCATCGCCATGGAGGAGGGCCTCGGCTTCGCCATCCGTGAGGGTGGCCGCACCGTGGGCTCCGGCCGCGTCACCAAGATCCTCAAGTGA
- a CDS encoding general stress protein, whose amino-acid sequence MSQPPQSQQPASPLTARLYDLEYPRSLGVYSTYQEVQSVVDTLADHEFPVQSTLIVGTDLKLMERVTGRRTWPKVIGQGALSGLWMGLFLGLLLLLLSPGSMMIVLSSIVMGIVFFTVWAVIGYAMTGGKRDFTSMTATIPMQYELLVEHKHADQARRILAESGAAPAVRTPVGVPGAQPGAAGQYGAGGQHGTGGQFGTSGQYGGAPQGHPQHGAQQHGAAPQGGQYGAQPTGQYGASVPSDSAPSEQYGYGGQQQAPSQRAPHQSFGQPAAQGPGTADSSSQRSPRPSFGQPAGTPLREDSRPASAADSAQGGSEGAGIDSSSADGAADGRSAEGDQER is encoded by the coding sequence ATGAGTCAGCCTCCGCAGAGCCAGCAGCCGGCCTCCCCCCTGACCGCGCGCCTGTACGACCTCGAGTACCCGCGCTCGCTCGGTGTGTACAGCACCTATCAGGAGGTCCAGTCCGTGGTCGACACCCTCGCCGACCACGAGTTCCCGGTGCAGTCGACCCTCATCGTCGGCACCGATCTGAAGCTCATGGAGCGCGTGACCGGCCGACGCACCTGGCCCAAGGTCATCGGGCAGGGCGCGCTCTCCGGTCTGTGGATGGGCCTGTTCCTGGGCCTGCTGCTGCTCCTGCTGAGCCCCGGCAGCATGATGATCGTGCTGTCCAGCATCGTCATGGGCATCGTGTTCTTCACCGTCTGGGCGGTGATCGGCTACGCCATGACCGGCGGCAAGCGCGACTTCACCTCGATGACCGCCACGATCCCGATGCAGTACGAGCTGCTGGTCGAGCACAAGCATGCCGACCAGGCCCGCCGCATCCTCGCCGAGTCCGGTGCCGCCCCTGCGGTCCGGACACCGGTCGGCGTGCCGGGTGCTCAGCCCGGCGCCGCCGGTCAGTACGGTGCCGGCGGTCAGCACGGCACCGGGGGCCAGTTCGGCACGAGCGGTCAGTACGGCGGCGCCCCGCAGGGCCACCCCCAGCACGGCGCGCAGCAGCACGGCGCGGCCCCGCAGGGCGGGCAGTACGGTGCTCAGCCGACCGGGCAGTACGGCGCCTCGGTCCCCTCGGACTCCGCCCCCTCCGAGCAGTACGGCTACGGCGGCCAGCAGCAGGCCCCGTCGCAGCGCGCCCCGCACCAGTCCTTCGGTCAGCCGGCCGCGCAGGGGCCCGGCACCGCGGACTCCTCGAGCCAGCGCTCCCCACGTCCGAGCTTCGGCCAGCCTGCGGGGACCCCGCTGCGCGAGGACTCCCGCCCGGCAAGCGCGGCGGACTCCGCGCAGGGCGGCTCCGAGGGCGCGGGGATCGACTCCTCGTCGGCCGACGGCGCCGCCGACGGTCGCTCCGCCGAGGGCGACCAGGAGCGCTGA
- the ngcE gene encoding N-acetylglucosamine/diacetylchitobiose ABC transporter substrate-binding protein: MTPLERIGASRRHFLAIAGAGAGAAALAACAGGGGGSSSGDGSDGGGVTGGGEVSDENPLGVDGSAPLTAVIFDGGYGTQYAEDAGTKYSELYPDADVSVEGTVNIQQDLQPQFAGGTPPDVFDNSGAQKLAIDGLVPQLADLGDLLAAPMLDAEGTVEDNLLPGVTSPGMFDGKFLGMNYVYTVYALWYSAKEFEEKGWTVPETWDDLMALGEQVKGEGRYLFSYGGQNASNYYQEMALSMAAKLGGPEVLTAIDNLEEGAFDQEAVVAAYDAIGAAVESGYFEPGGEGIKHTDAQTNWVTGNSVFYPSGSWIENEQADVTPEGYAMTGIPVPSLPDSTMPHESFHGTAAEQYFVPSGGQNPAGGAEFLRVMLSKEQAENFAELTKAPSVIKDTVPEDGFGSTALASVNVMIQNAGDNTFTYNFSDWYGLGADSITNWTSFLKGDTDAAGLRAAEQAMIDRVREDDSITKFKAGS, from the coding sequence ATGACTCCCCTCGAGCGCATCGGCGCCTCCCGGCGCCACTTCCTCGCGATCGCCGGCGCCGGGGCCGGTGCGGCCGCCCTCGCCGCCTGCGCGGGCGGAGGAGGCGGCAGCAGCAGCGGCGACGGGTCCGACGGCGGCGGCGTGACCGGCGGGGGAGAGGTCTCCGACGAGAACCCGCTGGGTGTGGACGGCTCCGCGCCGCTGACCGCGGTCATCTTCGACGGCGGCTACGGCACCCAGTACGCCGAGGACGCCGGCACCAAGTACTCCGAGCTGTACCCCGACGCCGACGTCTCGGTCGAGGGCACCGTGAACATCCAGCAGGACCTCCAGCCCCAGTTCGCCGGCGGCACCCCGCCGGACGTCTTCGACAACTCCGGCGCGCAGAAGCTCGCCATCGACGGCCTGGTCCCGCAGCTCGCCGACCTCGGCGACCTGCTCGCCGCCCCGATGCTCGACGCCGAGGGCACCGTCGAGGACAACCTGCTGCCCGGCGTCACCTCGCCCGGCATGTTCGACGGCAAGTTCCTCGGCATGAACTACGTCTACACGGTCTACGCGCTGTGGTACTCCGCCAAGGAGTTCGAGGAGAAGGGCTGGACCGTCCCGGAGACCTGGGACGACCTGATGGCCCTCGGCGAGCAGGTCAAGGGGGAGGGGCGCTACCTCTTCTCGTACGGCGGCCAGAACGCCTCGAACTACTACCAGGAGATGGCGCTGTCCATGGCCGCCAAGCTCGGCGGCCCCGAGGTGCTCACCGCGATCGACAACCTCGAGGAGGGTGCCTTCGACCAGGAGGCCGTGGTCGCGGCCTACGACGCGATCGGCGCCGCCGTCGAGTCCGGCTACTTCGAGCCCGGCGGCGAGGGCATCAAGCACACCGACGCCCAGACCAACTGGGTCACCGGCAACTCGGTGTTCTACCCCTCCGGCTCCTGGATCGAGAACGAGCAGGCAGACGTGACCCCCGAGGGCTACGCCATGACCGGCATCCCCGTCCCTTCCCTGCCCGACAGCACCATGCCGCACGAGTCCTTCCACGGCACCGCGGCCGAGCAGTACTTCGTCCCCTCCGGCGGTCAGAACCCCGCCGGCGGCGCCGAGTTCCTGCGCGTGATGCTGTCCAAGGAGCAGGCGGAGAACTTCGCCGAGCTCACCAAGGCCCCCTCGGTCATCAAGGACACCGTTCCCGAGGACGGCTTCGGCTCCACCGCGCTCGCCTCGGTGAACGTGATGATCCAGAACGCCGGTGACAACACCTTCACCTACAACTTCTCGGACTGGTACGGCCTGGGCGCCGACTCCATCACCAACTGGACGAGCTTCCTCAAGGGCGACACCGATGCCGCGGGCCTGCGTGCCGCGGAGCAGGCCATGATCGATCGCGTGCGCGAGGACGACTCGATCACCAAGTTCAAGGCTGGTTCATGA
- a CDS encoding carbohydrate ABC transporter permease has translation MTVSGVDVGHSEAAASTTPVVRRRRRVPTPQRMLFFLIFLGIPLAVYLMFVVSPFLQSFYYSLTDWTGLSPSMEFIGLSNYERIFQDEVFWKSLRNNLILLAVLPTVTIILAFALAIMVTIGGSTHGGVRGVRGAGFYRVVSFFPYAIPAVITGILFNFIYHPNGGLLNGFLNLFLAPVNGVRSWFGAEALSGIGTAWLGDQRFALAAICFAIIWTFVGFYMVLFVAGIKSIPKETLEAARIDGAGRMRTAVQIAAPMVRDNISTALVYMGIFALDAFTFVSVMTPNGGTDNSTKVVSLHLYQTAFRDGRFGEASAMGVIMALVTMLVAAIVIGLGRGKKETR, from the coding sequence ATGACCGTTTCCGGCGTCGACGTCGGACACAGCGAGGCGGCGGCGTCGACCACTCCGGTCGTGCGCCGCCGCCGGCGCGTTCCCACCCCGCAGCGGATGCTGTTCTTCCTGATCTTCCTCGGGATCCCGCTCGCGGTGTACCTCATGTTCGTCGTCTCGCCCTTCCTGCAGTCCTTCTACTACTCCCTCACGGACTGGACGGGCCTGAGCCCGTCGATGGAGTTCATCGGGCTGAGCAATTACGAGCGGATCTTCCAGGACGAGGTGTTCTGGAAGTCGCTGCGCAACAACCTCATCCTCCTCGCGGTGCTGCCCACCGTCACGATCATCCTGGCCTTCGCGCTGGCGATCATGGTGACCATCGGCGGCAGCACCCACGGCGGGGTGCGCGGCGTGCGCGGTGCGGGCTTCTACCGCGTGGTGAGCTTCTTCCCCTACGCGATCCCCGCCGTCATCACCGGCATCCTGTTCAACTTCATCTACCACCCCAACGGCGGTCTGCTGAACGGCTTCCTGAACCTGTTCCTCGCCCCCGTCAACGGGGTGCGCTCCTGGTTCGGGGCCGAGGCGCTGTCTGGCATCGGCACGGCGTGGCTCGGCGATCAGCGCTTCGCCCTGGCCGCGATCTGCTTCGCGATCATCTGGACCTTCGTGGGCTTCTACATGGTCCTGTTCGTCGCCGGCATCAAGTCGATCCCCAAGGAGACCCTCGAGGCCGCGCGCATCGACGGCGCCGGCCGCATGCGCACCGCCGTGCAGATCGCCGCCCCGATGGTGCGGGACAACATCTCCACGGCGCTCGTGTACATGGGCATCTTCGCCCTGGACGCGTTCACCTTCGTCTCCGTCATGACCCCCAACGGCGGCACGGACAACAGCACCAAGGTCGTCTCCCTGCACCTGTACCAGACCGCGTTCCGCGACGGCCGCTTCGGTGAGGCGAGCGCCATGGGCGTGATCATGGCGCTGGTCACCATGCTGGTCGCGGCGATCGTGATCGGACTCGGCCGCGGGAAGAAGGAGACCCGATGA
- a CDS encoding carbohydrate ABC transporter permease encodes MSATSTHPAEARSERPQGSAPARRNSRNSDGAGFSALHHVILSLWALLVILPLLWTVYTSFKTSREILTNPFGLPETMQFSNYSRAWEEARIGDYFLNTLIVVGLALIIVMLLGAMCAYVLARFRFPGNRIIYYGMIAGLTFPIFLAVVPLFFVLKNMGLLDGRMGLVGVILSYVAFALPFTVFFLHSFFSGLPDEISEAAAIDGAGDFRTFFQVMLPMAKPGLASVAIFNFLGLWNQYLLPLVLNTDRRNYVLAQGLVNLQAQQGYKVDWGGMFASVVITVIPVLIVYVIFQRQLQGGVDPSSNK; translated from the coding sequence ATGAGCGCGACGAGCACCCATCCCGCCGAGGCGCGCAGCGAGCGCCCTCAGGGCAGCGCCCCGGCGCGCCGGAACTCCCGCAACAGCGACGGCGCCGGCTTCTCCGCCCTGCACCACGTGATCCTCTCGCTGTGGGCGCTGCTGGTGATCCTGCCGCTGCTGTGGACGGTCTACACCTCGTTCAAGACCTCCCGCGAGATCCTCACAAACCCCTTCGGGCTGCCCGAGACGATGCAGTTCTCGAACTACTCCCGCGCCTGGGAGGAGGCCCGGATCGGGGACTACTTCCTCAACACCCTGATCGTGGTGGGCCTGGCGCTGATCATCGTGATGCTCCTGGGCGCCATGTGCGCCTACGTGCTCGCGCGCTTCCGCTTCCCCGGGAACCGGATCATTTACTACGGGATGATCGCGGGGCTCACGTTCCCGATCTTCCTCGCCGTGGTGCCGCTGTTCTTCGTGCTGAAGAACATGGGCCTGCTGGACGGGCGCATGGGCCTGGTCGGCGTGATCCTGTCCTACGTCGCCTTCGCCCTGCCCTTCACCGTCTTCTTCCTCCACTCGTTCTTCTCGGGCCTGCCCGATGAGATCAGCGAGGCGGCGGCGATCGACGGCGCCGGCGATTTCCGCACCTTCTTCCAGGTGATGCTCCCGATGGCCAAGCCCGGCCTCGCGTCGGTGGCGATCTTCAACTTCCTGGGGCTGTGGAACCAGTACCTGCTGCCGCTGGTGCTGAACACCGACCGGCGCAACTACGTGCTCGCCCAGGGCCTGGTGAACCTCCAGGCCCAGCAGGGATACAAGGTCGACTGGGGCGGCATGTTCGCCTCCGTGGTGATCACCGTGATCCCGGTGCTCATCGTGTACGTCATCTTCCAGCGCCAGCTGCAGGGCGGCGTCGACCCGAGCAGCAACAAGTGA
- the rpsJ gene encoding 30S ribosomal protein S10 produces MAGQKIRIRLKSYDHEVIDSSARKIVDTVTSAGATVVGPVPLPTEKNVFVVIRSPHKYKDSREHFEMRTHKRLIDIVDPTPKAVDSLMRLDLPADVNIEIKL; encoded by the coding sequence ATGGCGGGACAGAAGATCCGCATCCGGCTCAAGTCGTACGACCACGAGGTGATCGACAGCTCGGCGCGCAAGATCGTCGACACGGTGACCTCCGCGGGCGCGACTGTTGTGGGCCCGGTGCCGCTGCCGACCGAGAAGAACGTGTTCGTCGTGATCCGGTCGCCCCACAAGTACAAGGACTCCCGTGAGCACTTCGAGATGCGCACGCACAAGCGACTGATCGACATCGTCGATCCCACGCCCAAGGCCGTGGACTCGCTCATGCGCCTCGACCTGCCGGCGGACGTCAACATCGAGATCAAGCTCTGA